The DNA segment TGAGCGCCGACAACATTGTGCAGCCCGCAGCGATCAAGCGGATTCGCAAGCAGGTCAACGGCGCCAACCTCGCATTCGCTTGCGTGCATGTGGACGGGCGCCAGGCCTATGTGTTTTATGCCGTCTCCGGCGGCCGGCTCGGCGAGAACGTGCGATTGCAACCGGAGTGGCCGTGGACCGACGGCTCGTTTATCAACGGAGTCGATTACATTGATGCTCACCCACGTCGCCCGACCCTGGTTGACCCTCAAGAGTATGCGATTGCGGATGACCCGCGTTTCACCACGTTGCCCACGTTGCGCCATGCCGACCGCCTGCAGGTGCGTGCTATCAACCGTAGCCTGGACTCGGAGCGGCTGATCGGTACGCGGCTCAAGGATGAACTGCAAGACAGGGCTGGCTCCGTTACCCGCATCGACTTCTTTACCTTGCTGGATGCCTGTCGTTCCTGTGGTGGCTTCGCCTTGCCGAGGCTCAAACATGATTTCCCAACGGCTGAGTTTTCGGTGACCTATCTCAAGCCTTACCAGGACGACTGATTCACTGGCGCAGATTATCTGGCGCAATCGCGTCAGGTCATTGATAACCATGAGTGCTTATTGATCAGTAAGCCTGCTAGGCTTGGTGCCCATTGCCAATCAGCCCGCGCTTACTCTTATGCTTGAACGCTTACTGACCTTGGGCGGCCTGCTGCTGGTCGCACAGATGGCGCAGGCCGTGACCATCTACAAAACCACAGACGCCAATGGGGTGGTGTCATTCAGTGACCGGCCTTCGCCGGGCGCGGCCGTGGTGGTGTTCCGCGACCGGATGGTCGAGCACATCGAGCGCCAGGTGCGGCTGGACGTGCGCAAGGTCAATGGGGTCGACAGCCTGTATGTGCGCAATGACCTGTATGCGCCGGTCGAGATCGAACTCAGGCTGAGCAACCTGAAGAACGTGCTGGGTGTGCAGGGCAATTCCACGACCCTGCGCCGCACCTTGGCGGCGCGCAGCAATGAACGGGTGATCGTGCTCAGCCCCAGGCAGGCTGGGCAAGCGATCAACTACAGCACCCGGCTGACCTCGACCCTGGGGGCGCCAGGAGGCAACCCTCTGGCGTACCGCTACCCGCTGCCGTGGGTGGGCGGGCCATTTCGCCTGACGCAGGGGCCGGGCGGCAAATACAGCCACAGCGACCCCAAGGGCCGCT comes from the Pseudomonas sp. StFLB209 genome and includes:
- a CDS encoding peptidoglycan DD-metalloendopeptidase family protein codes for the protein MLERLLTLGGLLLVAQMAQAVTIYKTTDANGVVSFSDRPSPGAAVVVFRDRMVEHIERQVRLDVRKVNGVDSLYVRNDLYAPVEIELRLSNLKNVLGVQGNSTTLRRTLAARSNERVIVLSPRQAGQAINYSTRLTSTLGAPGGNPLAYRYPLPWVGGPFRLTQGPGGKYSHSDPKGRYAMDIAMPEGTPIIAARAGTVIKVENNQTGRGSNPAGNFVRILHDDGTMGVYLHLMRGSVVVSEGQKVSVGSALARSGNTGNSTGPHLHFVVQRNVGQELVSIPYEFNRPIQSLPNFAVGGN